The segment CAGCTTCGTATGACATTTTGGTTTGAATTTATTATTTTCTAAAAGATCTATTATTTTTAGATGTATCGGTTGATACTTCTATGACATAAAATTAACACTCTAAAGTGTATGGAACATGTCTTTTGCAATGAATGAATCTTATTAGCTCAAAAAGATTTGAGCTGTATGAAATAATTTACTGCTATTTCCTTTTCAGATTAGATTTTTACCCTATAGAAACAACTACTAAGAAGGTAGTACTCATAAGGATCAGGCCAATTGCAGCCATGGCAGTTAGCAAAGAGAAGTTCATGTGTAGTGAAGATCCTAAAGAAATTATAAAGCATGGATCGCACTTGGCGTATTTACGATTAAGAATTTTTAGGGATAGGGTACTATTTTAATCTGTGAAAGTCTCCAATTTATAAACCTCCACCTATCCCAATAGGTTGTAATTGTTCTTCTTTGAGATTCAATATCTTTTTTTAATATAAACTTATTAATAGAAATGTAACCAAGAAAAATATCGTTCTCATTAGTCTTAGGTTTAGGTTCCTGGGAAATATTTGTATCTTCTCTATAAGATAAGTCATTAACACCTGAAATGCTTTTTGAATTAGCAAGACTTCCAGTATTTAGTAGATAGTTTAAGCCACTAGGTGTGACAGTTGACTCTATTAATATGTTTGTAAGATTATTGATAATTGGCTCTAATAATATTAGTTCTAATGAAGAATATTTTCGTGATGAACTGTTAGAAGTAAGATTGGCAATGACAACCTTTTTTGCTTCTTTCTTTAGGCTTTCCCGTACTGTTTTGTAATTAATATATCTACTAGCAACAACGCTATTTTTATCTTCAATTGCGTTTTTAAGTGAAATGATAGAAAAATATGGAGTGGCGTATAGATAACCACCAAAAACAATAGATATAAGAGATACTAAGTAAAATCTAATTCTCATAGGTTGAATTTCTATTTTGCCATTATTGATTAAATTTGACTAAATTAAACCTTCTTCTTCTAATGTGCTCCTCATCCTCATTGCTTGATTAACTTTGCCTGCAATAAATGGAATATGTGTAGCATACTTATTTAATTCTATACGCTCCTTTAGAGTTACATTTTCACCTTTCTCCAAATTTTTTATTATAATCTCTATCTTTCTTCTGGTTTCCGTAGTAAGCATTCTCATAAATGCATCAACAGTTTTTTTAATCATAACGATAATTAATTAGAATTCAAATTTTTTTCTATTTTCTTTTGTTTTAAATTAAATTAGGCAGGTGGGAAAACAGGTTTCGTTTACTCAGAATCATCAGTTTTTATTCTTTCTAAGGTGTACCTTATCTCTTCACCAATGATATCAGGGACTGTTATCTTGCAGGCTTTATCTAATTTCTCATTACAATTCTTGGTTGCTTTTTGTGTTTTCCAACTACATGCCACCTCACTACTTGTTGAATCTTTAATTGTCCAGCCTTCATCTAAATAGCCTTGTATTGTGTCTTTGTTACACGAAATTGAAACCTCTAAAGTCTCTTTGACTTCAATTTTGTTTTTTATAGACTCTTTACCCAAGTTATTGGTTTTAAAATCTTCTATATAGTCTTTAACTGGACATCCAGCAATAAGGGTGGCTATTGGGACTACAAATAAAAGTTTGAGATTTTTTCTATTCATATAGAATTTTAAAATTATATGTTTATATTACTACTTAAATTCCTTTTGAGCCTCTTGTAATGCTTAGTCCTTATTATTTTTAGAGATATATTTACTACTTCTTAGATTTTTTAGCAGATTTGGGGTCGACTACAGATAGTAATAACTCCATATCTGTCATTAGATTCTTTATTTCATCTGCTTCTGGTAGCTTTAGTTCATCTGTTACAGCAAGATGTATTGTCCTAAGCTCTGCCCTTAGTTTTTTAAGGTGTTTTTTTACTTCCTCTTTTTTTTCTTTAGCTGTAGCCATAGCTTTTAAAATTTTTGATAGATGTGAAAAAGTTAATTTATAATATTAACTTTATATTTTCTAACTGTATCATAATTCTGTAGTTTAAGCTAATTTAGATTTTTTCAGAGTAGCGTTAAGGGAACATACTTGTTTTTGCTTTGTATAAGATTTTATCCCTTGCCTATGAAAAAATATGGGTTCCTGTGCTCGGCAGGTTTTTAAATCTATTTAGTTCCCTTATTGAAGGTGGGCAATCAAAGACTAAGCCAACCTTCAAGCTTCCCAGTGAATACAGAAAAAGTAATTAGTTAATTTAATTGTTTAATAACTTCCCACCATTACAATAGTTTACTGCTACCGACTTAACTGAATTATTAGAGATTGAGCTCTCTTTTAATACATCCATACTTTCTCTAACGCAATCGTTCTGATTTTTTGTTAACTGTATTATTGGATAGCAATATATTAAAACTATACCTACAATCACTATAAGCTTATTTGCTGCCAAATTTTCTTTAAAGTTATTAAACCCGTTCCTTTTTACTGCAAGTATTGAAATTAACCACTTTTCTGGTAATCCTAACTGGACAAAAAATACCTCAACCCACAAAGGCAATCTTTTTTGATTTTTGTTTTTAGATAATATATGGTTCCTTTTCCCATTTTTTTCATTTCTATCTTCTGCCTTATCTTTTTTGGGGCTTGCCTTGGATTCACTCATTACTTTCTAGTTAATTAAATTAAATATATCTTGAATTTAGCGTTCATGAACACTAAAATTGTGATTTTTTAACTTTAACTCGATTTTCATGAAATCATAGGTACTAATTAATAAGCCTTGAATTTGGATAATATTTATTGTAATGTCAAAAAAAGCTTTATATCCATGGCTAAAAAAAGAAGAAAGTTGTCTAAGGATTACGAAAAGCAGATTGCAAAGTCACTAAAGGACGTAGAGCTTATTTTGGCTAAAATCAATGACATACAGGAAGATGATATTAGGGATGAATATACTACAGCCTTTTATGCAGTCAAATCCAAACTTTCTTATATTAAATCTACATATGACTCGACTGGCTTTACCGAAGATTCAGATACTCTAATGCTTTTATATGAAGACTCATTAAAGAAATTTATAAATGAGTATGAAATTTGATGTCACTTTTTACTAAATTAACAAGAGATAACATTTTTATTATAGTTGTCAACATATTTCTTTATTCTGATTTTAATTTTGCTTTATCCTCATCTCTATTCTCTAATCATAATCTTGTAGCATTTAATCCACTTTCAAATTCTATATTACTATCAAATGCTACAACTAAGAAGAAAAACTTACCTAATTTTGGGCCCTTAATCATTTATTCAAATTATATTAGATCACAAGGAAACAATACTATTTTCCCTGTTTCATCAAAAACGGGTAACCTTTTTTACATAGCAATAAACTGTCCTAAAAGACTTATAAATGTTACTTCTAGCGACCTTTCCTGGCTTGGCTGGGAAATGCCTAGGTTGGAATTTGAGAAAATCATGGTAGATTATATTTGTAATCACTCAATAAAAATAGTAGATAATTAAACTCTTCAAGTTAGATTTTTACTTCTTATAAGGTATAACTCTTATTCTAATAGGACCACCTTTCTTATTATCACTATTCTTAATCTTTTTTAGACTCTCAAACTCTCTAACGCACATTGTGTAGTTTCTTGAGCGTTTGCAAAAACGTATTATCTCTATCTTCTCTATTGCGTAAGTTGGCATACAATAGTTGAATCCTATAAGAATTAATAAGATAGAGCAATATGATTTTTCCATTTTTCTTATCATCATGAATTAATTATAATATTTTTTAATTCTAATAGCTACTAATATTATTTCTTGTTTTCATTTGCATTCTTGCGTTATAAACTAATCATTAATATTATTTGCTATAAGTTCCTCTAGCTCTGGCTTGTCAAGACTTGCAATTATGTAGACAACTTGAGCCATTGACCCCTTCCTTGCAATTAGTTTATATCCACCAAGCACCTTTCTAGTTACTCTTAATTCCAGTCTAGGGCGTGCCTTCTTCCCATTTGAAATTACCGCAGGAGTTATTGATTTTATCTTTTCATTTTTTGAAAGTTTTTTTAGGATTTTTATTAGGCCATTTATATGTGTGCTGTGATTTAGTACGACCCTTCCCATTTTTTTTGGTTTTTCTTAATTTGCCTCCCAATTTGAATATAGCTTTTTTGATGCGCTATAATTTTAAAAAATAGGTCTAAAATGCTATTTACTTTCGCTTGGGCTTCTTTAGCTGCTATCTTTACCTTTTCTATAGCTATGGTAGTTTGGGGTAGGAATGGTGATGGAACAATTGATTTCTAACTTTTTTGATTATATCTTTAATCTTAGTTTAAGCTCATATATATCATTCTTGGTTATATTTTTGCTTCTATTTATAACCTTTTCTATTATTTACCTTACTTTTATTGATTTCAAAGACAAACGAAGAAATAAAATTCCTAACAAATAATTTTAATTATTCTGTGTTAGCTTCTTGATTTTCCTTCTTTTCTTTAGATCTCCTTTTCTCGTCTTTTATATTTAGTTGTATAAGTTCCAGCGCTTTTTCAATTTTATCTATGTTGCTTTTATATATACTTACATCTTTATCAAACCTTTCTTTCTTTATACCGATATAACTACTCAAGTCTCTTATGAGAGTATCGTCTTGACTGCTTGTTTTTAGCACATCCATGGCCTCATAAAATTTGAACAATCCAATAGCAATAATTCTTGAGTAATGATTATTCACCTTAATAATACCTTTTATTAAATTAGCTTCTTCTTTGTTTTTATTCCCCTTAGAAGCGTCTTTTATTTCTTCAATACTTATTTTATTGGCTAGATCTTTCGCATTATTTGAAAAGTCTTGGATCTTTTGGAATGATAATCCTGTTGCTTTGCAAATTGCTGGAAGAATTTTTGACTTCTGTGTTTCAGGTTGATATCCTTTTGAGAATTCGTTGAAAATACTTGTTAAACCTAGTGAAAACATACCATCTGGTTCGAAATCTTCTTGGTGGCTTAAAAGATTTAATTCAACGATCAATTCGTCAATAAGTCTTCTATAGACTGCAGGAACAACAAAAGGGAACTCCTTGTGGAATATGGCTTTACTTTCAGATACAGTTTGTCTTTCACCCAATTTCTTAATTTAATTCTTAAAAGACCATAGCTCTACGACTTGGCTAGCTAATATCGTGGAAACCGATCAATTTAAAATGATACCGATTGTAATTGAAGAAACAGGTCGTGGGGAAAGAGCCTTTGATATTTACTCTCGCCTTTTAAGAGAAAGAATTATTTTCCTTGGAGAGCCAGTTACCAGTGATTCTGCTAATAGAATAGTTGCTCAACTCTTATTCTTGGAAGCTGAAGATCCCGAAAAAGATATTTTTTTATATATAAATTCCCCAGGCGGCTCTGTTTATGATGGCCTTGGTATCTTCGATACGATGCAACACGTTAAGCCGGACATCCAAACCGTCTGCGTCGGCCTCGCAGCAAGTATGGGAGCTTTCCTTCTGTGTGCCGGTGCCAAAGGAAAGAGGAGTAGTCTTAGGCACTCGAGAATCATGATTCATCAACCTTTAGGTGGAGCAAGAGGCCAAGCAAGCGATATACGTATACAAGCAGATGAAATTCTTTTCCTTAAAAATCGCCTTAATAAAGAATTAGCTGAAAGAACTAATCAGCCTCTAGAAAGAATTTCACAAGATACTGATAGAGATTTTTATATGTCTCCTGAAGAAGCACTTAAGTATGGGTTAATAGATAATGTCTTTAGCAAGAGACCTGTAAATATTGTTTAGATTTTTATAATATATCTTACTTGTCTATTTACTTTGCAATTACTCATTTTCTACTTTCTTTTTATTAGGAATATTTGAATAGTTTGATAGAACCTTTCTAAATTCATCTCCGTCCATAGTTTCTTTCTCAACAAGTATATCTACAAGTTTATCCATTGCTGTTTTGTTGTTTCTGATTATTTCTAGTGTTTCTTTATAACAGCCTTTTACTATTTTTCTAACTTGGTCATCTATTTGTTTGGCTATTGCATCAGAAATATCATTTCTGGTCATTAAATCTCTTCCAATAAAAACTTCTTGCGAGCCGCTTTCTAGTGAAACTGGACCTAAATTACTCATCCCAAACCTTGTAACCATTTGACGAGCCATTGATGCAACTTGTTGAATATCTCCCCCTGCTCCTGTAGTTACTTCTCCGTCTCCAAAAATAACATCTTCCGCTGCTCTTCCACCTAAGGCTCCCATTATTCTTGCTTTTAATTGAGCCTTGCTAACTAGCATTTGTTCATCATCGGGAGAGAACCATGTAAGACCTTTTGCTTGACCTCTAGGAATTAGAGTTACCTTTTGTACAGGGTCATGATCTTTTACAAGTGAACCAATAATTGCATGTCCCACTTCGTGATATGCAATTAATCGTTTACTTCTTCCATCAGTTAAAGGTTGACCTTCCATTCCTGCAATTATCCTGTCTACTGCATCATCTATCTCTAAAATACTGATTGAATCCTTTCTTCTCCTGGCTGTAAGTATAGCTGCCTCGTTTAACAAGTTTGCAAGATCTGCTCCTGTAAAACCTGGAGTTCTTCTTGCTATATTTTCAAGAGATAAAACCTTGTCAAGTTTTTTATTCCTTGAATGAACTTCTAGTATTGATAGTCGACCTTTTATATCAGGTGCATCTACAGATACTTGTCTGTCAAATCTTCCAGGTCTCATCAATGCTGAATCTAGAACATCCGGCCTATTTGTTGCAGCAATAATAATTATCCCACTATTTCCTTCAAAACCATCCATTTCTGTAAGCAATTGGTTAAGAGTTTGCTCTCTTTCATCATTTCCTCCGCCAATTCCCGCACCTCGCTGTCTTCCAACTGCATCTATTTCATCAATAAAAATCAAACAAGGACTATTCTCTTTTGCCCGTTTAAATAAATCTCTTACTCTGCTTGCTCCTACTCCAACAAACATTTCAACAAACTCTGAACCTGATAGAGAGAAGAAAGGTACCCCTGCTTCGCCAGCAATTGCTTTTGCTAGAAGTGTTTTACCAGTCCCAGGAGGACCTACGAGTAGAACCCCCTTTGGTATCTCAGCACCCACAGAAGTAAACCTTTCTGGTTGTTTCAAAAATGTGACCACCTCTTCTAGATCTTGCTTTGCTTCATTTACTCCTGCTACATCATCAAATTTCACTCCTGTTTCCGCCTCCATTGCAAACCTTGCTTTTGTTTTACCAAATTGCATAGCCTGCCCAGGTCCACCGGGCATTGAATTCGACCTTCTAGCTAAAAATATTAATCCTCCAATTAAAAGAATTGGAAAGAAGAGGTTACCAATTATTCCAAGGGCAGGTGGAGGTGTTTTTGTTGGATGTATATCGAAACTTATGCCTTCCTCCTTAAGCTTATTTATAAGTTCTGGGGCTAAGCCAGGAAGGTCTACTCTTATTCTTTGAACCCTATTGTCTAACTCAGGATCTATAGCTTCAACAACTGCATTTCTACCACCATCAAAAATATCTACAGAGGTAACACGACCTGAATTTATATAGTCAATGAATCTTCCATAACTCATTCTTGAGACTGCAGAGTTTCTTGAACTAAGAGAAGAATTGCTTTGACTGATTACTTGAGTCCCTCCATTCCCAAGAACTTGCCAACTTATTAGGACAATCATGCCTATAGGGAGCAACCAAAGAAGTATTAGCCTTAATCTCTGATTCATAAATAAAGATTTTTTTTTATTCTAGGGTGATTTGCCCCTTGACTGTTGGTTTTTTTTAATGGTTGCTTGTATTTAATAAAAGTTTTTAGGAGATGATGTAACCCTAGGTAATTTTTATAAACTTCTTAAGGCAACAATTGGATCAAGTTTTGCAGCTCTTTTTGCTGGTAATACTCCAAAGACTAAACCAATAGATCCAGATAATGAAACTGTGATTAGTATTATTTTTGCCCCAATCTCTGCTGGTAAAGGACTTACAAGAGCTATTGAGCCAACTGAACCTATACCTACAATTGTCCCCACAACACCACCAAGAATAGAAAGTATTAGAGATTCAATAAGGAATTGAAGCAGAATATCGGTACTTCTAGCACCTAAGGCTTTTCTTAATCCTATTTCCTCAGTTCTTTCACTTACAGATACGAGCATTATGTTCATAATTCCTATGCCACCAACTATTAAAGATATTCCACCAATAGCAGCTAGCATAAGTGTTAAGCCTCCTGTTATTGAGGAGACAATGCTTAGTGCATCTTTCTGTGACCTAACTGCAAAATCATCATCCTTACTTATCTTATGTCTTTGCCTAAGTAGATTAGTTATTTGAAACTTAGCAGGATTGATTGATTTTTCATTGATTGCTTCTATGCTTATAAAACTTAAACTTACACCAAATGTAGGGTCTTTGCCAGTGATCTTATTTACCATAGTTGAAAGAGGTATATATACGTTTTTATCCTGATTGCTTCCAAAAACTGCTCCCTTAGGTTCCATAACTCCTATTATTTCAAAAGATTGATCTTTTATTCTTAGCTTTCTTCCAATAGCTTTACTATTTTTA is part of the Prochlorococcus marinus str. MIT 0919 genome and harbors:
- the ftsH gene encoding ATP-dependent zinc metalloprotease FtsH — translated: MNQRLRLILLWLLPIGMIVLISWQVLGNGGTQVISQSNSSLSSRNSAVSRMSYGRFIDYINSGRVTSVDIFDGGRNAVVEAIDPELDNRVQRIRVDLPGLAPELINKLKEEGISFDIHPTKTPPPALGIIGNLFFPILLIGGLIFLARRSNSMPGGPGQAMQFGKTKARFAMEAETGVKFDDVAGVNEAKQDLEEVVTFLKQPERFTSVGAEIPKGVLLVGPPGTGKTLLAKAIAGEAGVPFFSLSGSEFVEMFVGVGASRVRDLFKRAKENSPCLIFIDEIDAVGRQRGAGIGGGNDEREQTLNQLLTEMDGFEGNSGIIIIAATNRPDVLDSALMRPGRFDRQVSVDAPDIKGRLSILEVHSRNKKLDKVLSLENIARRTPGFTGADLANLLNEAAILTARRRKDSISILEIDDAVDRIIAGMEGQPLTDGRSKRLIAYHEVGHAIIGSLVKDHDPVQKVTLIPRGQAKGLTWFSPDDEQMLVSKAQLKARIMGALGGRAAEDVIFGDGEVTTGAGGDIQQVASMARQMVTRFGMSNLGPVSLESGSQEVFIGRDLMTRNDISDAIAKQIDDQVRKIVKGCYKETLEIIRNNKTAMDKLVDILVEKETMDGDEFRKVLSNYSNIPNKKKVENE
- the psb29 gene encoding photosystem II biogenesis protein Psp29: MGERQTVSESKAIFHKEFPFVVPAVYRRLIDELIVELNLLSHQEDFEPDGMFSLGLTSIFNEFSKGYQPETQKSKILPAICKATGLSFQKIQDFSNNAKDLANKISIEEIKDASKGNKNKEEANLIKGIIKVNNHYSRIIAIGLFKFYEAMDVLKTSSQDDTLIRDLSSYIGIKKERFDKDVSIYKSNIDKIEKALELIQLNIKDEKRRSKEKKENQEANTE
- the clpP gene encoding ATP-dependent Clp endopeptidase proteolytic subunit ClpP, encoding MIPIVIEETGRGERAFDIYSRLLRERIIFLGEPVTSDSANRIVAQLLFLEAEDPEKDIFLYINSPGGSVYDGLGIFDTMQHVKPDIQTVCVGLAASMGAFLLCAGAKGKRSSLRHSRIMIHQPLGGARGQASDIRIQADEILFLKNRLNKELAERTNQPLERISQDTDRDFYMSPEEALKYGLIDNVFSKRPVNIV
- a CDS encoding ABC transporter permease; protein product: MSRKISIKEILLMSVRTLRANKLRSSLTMLGIIIGNASVITLVGVGKGAQNLAANQLSNLGANVLFIVPGNNDTRRRGIAFPRNLVLKDAQAIREQVPTVKRVAPQISSNEVIQFKSKSFSSSILGVTPDFLQVRSFEIANGRFISKEDINSARNVSIIGSDLNSELFKNSKAIGRKLRIKDQSFEIIGVMEPKGAVFGSNQDKNVYIPLSTMVNKITGKDPTFGVSLSFISIEAINEKSINPAKFQITNLLRQRHKISKDDDFAVRSQKDALSIVSSITGGLTLMLAAIGGISLIVGGIGIMNIMLVSVSERTEEIGLRKALGARSTDILLQFLIESLILSILGGVVGTIVGIGSVGSIALVSPLPAEIGAKIILITVSLSGSIGLVFGVLPAKRAAKLDPIVALRSL
- a CDS encoding DUF2103 domain-containing protein; protein product: MGRVVLNHSTHINGLIKILKKLSKNEKIKSITPAVISNGKKARPRLELRVTRKVLGGYKLIARKGSMAQVVYIIASLDKPELEELIANNIND
- a CDS encoding DUF2939 domain-containing protein, which encodes MRIRFYLVSLISIVFGGYLYATPYFSIISLKNAIEDKNSVVASRYINYKTVRESLKKEAKKVVIANLTSNSSSRKYSSLELILLEPIINNLTNILIESTVTPSGLNYLLNTGSLANSKSISGVNDLSYREDTNISQEPKPKTNENDIFLGYISINKFILKKDIESQRRTITTYWDRWRFINWRLSQIKIVPYP
- the petN gene encoding cytochrome b6-f complex subunit PetN, with protein sequence MLFTFAWASLAAIFTFSIAMVVWGRNGDGTIDF